In Esox lucius isolate fEsoLuc1 chromosome 3, fEsoLuc1.pri, whole genome shotgun sequence, the sequence AAGTCCTCGTCCTCATCAGACTCTGCGTCAGGGAGGTGGTAGATCTTAATGCCGTGCTCATCAATCTCATCCAGAATCTACACCAACATACAGGAACACAAGAGGGTCAAGTCcaattgtttgattttatttgacTAAAGCTGAACTTTATCTACTTACGTGTATATACATAACGTACAATGGTTAACTGATCCACTGAGGTATTACATCAAAAACAGAAGCGCTAACATTTTTATCGCTGCTTCATTTAGTGGTGACCGGCGGTCTACATAGGAAAGAAAGCTGAAAAAACGTCTTAATGCAATATTTGGTTACTTTGGCTAGGAGGGCTAATTTTCAGTAGGTTAGCTGGTAAAAAGTACTGTAGTGAAGAGCTGATTTAGTTAGCTAACCAGAAACTGTTTTCAGAAACAAAGACCAACCGGTATGATTTGTCATTGCAAGATTGAATAATACTGATACACATCCTTCCTGAAACACTACTTGAACAGCTCGGTTTTATACTTCGAAGTAAATTACGTCTCCTACCCTGCGCTTgagcctctccctctccctcaggGTGAGTGTGTCAGCCTTGGCAATAACAGGGACCACGTTGACTTTGTTGTGAATGGCCTTCATGAACTGTACATCCAGAGGCTTCAGTCTGAGACACAAGGAAGAGAATGTAAGAACTGGAAAGCCCACAGGGGGGCACTCTTGTAAAGTGAAGGTAAATTGAAAGGATTAAAATGTTCCAAAATGTGATAGTTGGCACTTCTAGTTggattgttttttgtgtgtgtgtgtgtgtgcgtgtgtgtgtcagtacccATGGCCCAGTGGGGAgataaaataaaagcagcagTGAACACGGTTGTCCACAATGTGCCGACGGTTCAGCCCACTCTCATCGTGGAGGTAGCGCTCAAACTGGTCATCGATGTAGGCGATGATGGTGCTGAAACTGGAGGACAGGGGCAGTGTGGTCATTACATGTCCCGCCCCCTAAAAACAGACCAATGAGTTGCTGGTACCAACAGCAGTAGGAAGTGGTTGCAGCACAGGGAAGTAGCATTTAAGCTCCTCTTTGCACTACAACGCAAGACAACAGCTTTGTACCCCCAACTGTATTCCAACAAGAACATTTCCTTGCAGAGATGCATGTGGTCACGGAGGGAAAAAACCTAAAACAACATGAATTTAAGCAGGCACAACGACATACCAGTCCTGGCTGTTGATGGCGTCGCCGTATCCGGGCGTGTCCACCACCGTGAGGCGGAGTTTCACCCCTCGCTCCTCGATTTCAACCGTGGATGCCTCGATCTGAACCGTGCGCTCAATCTTTTCTGTAGATCAAAATCCAAAAGCAACCCGGGAGGAGCGCAAAGTTCAGAGTTTCACAGCCTATAGACACTCAAGGACAGTAACTGGGCCTAATCGGTCTTACCCGCTGCTCCAGGGATGATTCTCTCTGGGTAGAGatcagtgaggaacagactgTTGATCAGGGTGGACTTTCCCAAGCCAGATTCACCTTAACACAGCAGACAATAGCCATCATAAGAACCCAGACATCCTTTAACCAGATGGAGACGATTAAATTAAAAGCTCTATACAATAGAGTAGGCTGGCCCTCACTGTCAACATGTAGGCTCTCTCATTGGTACTTTTTAATTTATAAAGCTATTCTGGGGTTTGACCCCAACCTACCTTTGCAAACaaatcagcaaaaaaaaataaaaatctgggaaaaaaagttcaaaaagCTATTGCTTACAATCATTGGATCTCTCTCTACGGTCAATTCACACTGTCTGCACAAAGATGGGCAGAAAAGCTTTACCATCACAGGATCTCTATCTCCGGTCACTTCCCACTGTCTGCACGGAGATGGGCAGAAAAGCCTTAATATCACAGGATCTCTATCTCCGGTCACTTCCCACTGTCTGCACGGAGATGGGCAGAAAAGCCTTACTATCACAGGATCTCTATCTACGGTCACTTCGCACTGTCTGCACGGAGATGGGCAGAAAAGCCTTACTATCACAGGATCTCTATCTCCGGTCACTTCCCACTGTCTGCACGGAGATGGGCAGAAAAGCCTTACTATCACAGGATCTCTATCTACGGTCACTTCGCACTGTCTGCACGGAGATGGGCAGAAAAGCCTTACTCCTTGCTCCTACACCCTGGATTGGTCTTCAATACAAATGCAGGACCTTGTAGCACTGGGTGTTTCAAGACAAATTGAAAACAATGGAAGAGGGCCTATCTACTTGTCAGGGCTTTAAAAATTGGtgctgtattatttttttttactgccacTGGATAGTATggtttgtgtatttttattatgtatatttatttccctatgtttgtgttgtgtgttttaaattaggttttgtttgggatgtctgtcttggccaggaaatccccccaaaaatatttgtaatctCAGTGAGTCctttctggataaaaaaaattatctaataAGGCAACACACTTGCAGACACGCAAGTTAATCAAAATACTTGAAACTTCTGTTTCCAACCAATATTTTCTGCAACAGGACTAGTCCACACTGGACTGCTTTAAGGCAGAGGGCTGAGTGCACATATGTGCACCCCCACAGACAGTCTGCCTCATCTGGCCTCAGCatgaatgaacacacacacaaacactcctggggaccagaaaatagaaactgcatgctcccttgccctaatcttaacacTAGActtcaataaagtaacatttatgcataaccttaaacctaaacttaaccaacaactgCAGGACCTTAAAGAAATCCCAATTCtaactaaaatgaattgtatgtTTGACCCTAAActctgagccggaaattgacttttgcctcatggggaccggaaaaaggtccccatgaatgaatttttttctggttttacagTACTCAGGGGGAAGTTCAGATTGAGACAGGCAACAATGGTTATTAAGTGATTTGtggggatgagagaggggggaCAGTTTGAGAATGGCGACAGGAGGGTATGGAAACATCTGGTAAAACCCACATTTCAATGTGTTAACCCATTAAGCAGTGACCCAATCAAAATACCGAACACCAACTAGTCTGTTTGTTGTTCGAAATGCTGTACACAAATTCCTCTCATGAAGAAAAATAGCCATCCAACCATTCAAAATACAGGAAATGGATAGCTCAAATGTCCATTAGACAGGGCTGCGCTCATACTAAGACGCTCTTGACCAGAGTGCCTGAACAGTATCATTTGACACATATTGCCCTTTAAAGGACAGAAATGATCTCTACTGAATCAAGAATAAGGAAAGAACTTTGCCAGTTCAATGTCAGTCTCTCTTCCACTAGACAACTGAATGCAACAACCGGTTTGAGTCTGACAATACTCACTTCTCCATCAAATCTGTGCTTAGATccagtacattttgtttgtacCCTGGTCTTTATCAGTGTGTCCCTATTACTATTCTCCATGTTGTTATTTTGCTTGCATGCTGGAACCAGTAATGAGCATTTTATTGACCGGTCCACACCTCTTAGAGTGGTCATAGGACAAATGACTGAAAACCTGCAGTGCAACACCAGACAATCAAGATTCAAAACTGTGTGACACTCACCAACAACCATTAGGGTGAATTCAAACCCCTTTTTGACCGACTTGCGGTGAACCTGGTTCGGCAGGTTGGCAAAGCCTACATATCCAGGGGTTTCTGGGTTGGTGAACTGACCCTGCTGTAAATCATGAGAGAAAAGAGCACACAAGCACAGGTCAATCAATTAACGGAGGCTTGGATTTTGTAACACCCACATAAATAACAACGGGCAATTAGTTTCTAGgtgtatttatttactttgcTGTTTGATATGTTCTACTCAATGAAGTATTTACTATCATCGATCTGTTCTGCTTTTGAGAATAGCTGCTTTTGAGAATAGATTTACTTAATATGAAATTACACTAAGCTTATGAAATGCTACACCTCAACTTTCTTCAAACTACATGGTAAAAAAAGTAACCATCAAGTTGTCAGCATCTGAGTAGGAAAATACTCCAAATCTCAAAACCCCAAATAATCCCTTTTAGAACGTCTGATAAATGACCAATGTACAAAGGTTACTAAAAAGAAACGTCTGTGCACAAATCACTTTGGGTGAGGTAACCGTACCCCATCTTAGCCGTCTTCAATTTGCAAAAGCCTTTATTTTCTCAGCACTCCAGTATTTTTGAACCCGCTAAAGAAACCAGGGAGAACGGGCAGCGCACATCCAGCTTCAACAGTGCATGAAGTGATCGCTGTCTTTTCAGCTTCCAGAAGCTGGGTAACCCAGGCAATGGCATTAACATACAGTAACACCACCGCTCCATAACATGCCTATGGCCTCCACTGGGAATGCAATAACACCATTACTAATGTTTCTGCTCTGTAtgactaacccccccccccccccccacacacacacacacacacacacacacacacacacacttcccccgTGTGACTGAGTGGAGCATGAGAACCGAGTGGAGCATGAGAACCAAGTGGAACCCCGGTCAAGGGGGTGAGTCATGAGGGGGGGGGAAGCAGCTGCTGGGAGGACGGCAGCATCTTCTCAAGTGGCCACGAACTATCccactctcactctccctgGTAAGAATAGGATTTTATTGGAACACCTGGGCCTAAACGTTATTTGCCGTGGTTACATTGAAACCTTATTTGCCGAAGCATATCGCATCGTTTTGTGTACGCATACTCCAAATGAGCTCTGAGGtcgatgaaaacaaaaaatggaGACGGAACAGCGTAACAATATTACATTAAGTGCTTCCTCATACTCTGTCTGGAACCTACCTTCATTTTGTCTGCCTGAGACATTTTAGGCTCTTTTAACCTGCAGAGAACAAAGGGTACAAAAAtctaattacattacatttttttatggaaaagcatgcaaataatgtatcaATAGGTCCAGCAATAAAGTCTAGAGAATGACAACTGTCTACACATACAAAATGGAGGATAGCCTAAATGATTTAGGGGACTGTGAGAGACAGGAAGTCTGCACTGTGCACAAAATGACTTTCCAAAAGAACGTCtcaccacaaaaaaataaaactcagaCAACGCTTTTACTTCACAGATGCATTAGGCCAAATTCAAACTTCATTCAACCGATCTTGATTTCCTTGTCAGTAGTAGTGACTAACCAAATACCTATCATTTTTCAAACTGGAAGTGATCAAAATACTACAGTACTAAGCAATTCTTAATGTAGAAATACTGTAGTGAAGGGGTAAATGTGATTTGACTAAATCACAAGCCAACTGACAACGGACGGTTCTGAGGAAGCCAGCTTTACTGAGTTGAATCTTTCCTTCAGAACCAACTAGTTTTTTTTTAGCTAACTAGAGAGTACGTTGCCAGGTACAGACTTGTATTAGTTCAACGAACTACTAACTGAAAAAGGCAAGGTTTTAAAACCGCCGTtgaaattaatgaaaataagTAAGTGATATAACAGTAGTTAATGCAAATAGGTCTACCTGCGTAATTTAGAGTATACTCACATCCAAGCAGGCTTAAGAGAAAGAACTAGCTGGCTTGCAAGCAAATAACCGATAGCAAGCTTCTAACATGTAGCTGATAAGCAATAACGTTACTGTACCTAGTTAGCTAACTTAACgttaaatagctagctagcgaaAACGCATTTCAAGTGGATCTGTGTAAACGATGTGACTCGATTAATAATTGAACAATGTCCTATTAACTTGCAGAGAGAGATTTGTTCTCCTGCAAGCTGTCCGGTAAGctttaaaaaaggttttaataaTGTCAGCAATCAATTAGCAAATAACTAGCTAACTGAATCGCAAAAAAAGGCTAACCAGCTACGTTGGCTAAGTTAAACCAACTTAATTTCCGACATGAACTTAAAGCGACCATTCCAACTCAATAAGATTGTTAAATATGACACCCtgctaaataatacattaaaacatttacctTTTCTATTctcagagaaagaaaacagcGATGTTCTGCGAGCTGGACTGGCGGACACCTCAAATTCCTGAGATTCCGGTGCGCGACGAACAGCTTCTACAGCGAATGGACCAGAATGCATTGGGCGTTGACACTCAAATTAGTCCTCAGAAGATGAGGGGATGTGGACACAATTTTACAAAGATACTGGTAATTAATTCTCGCCTTTCATTATCAGTGAACTATATGACACAATGTGATACTACAACCAAACGGTACACATACTACTAAAACGACTACTACTATTCCTCTTTATCATACTCACGTCTAATCGTCAATGACAAACTAATGGTCAGAAATGAGACactgatcaaatgttttcctTGACTTTACACTGTTGTAcaactgtataaaatacacgAAAAGCAGCATTTGCCCGGTGCAAAATAAGGATAAGGAAAATCCCAGTCATCTGTAGTACTGCAACAACAAAATCTGTGAAGGTTTGCAGCAGCCATCCACTACAGAATTACAAAAAACGTTAAAAGGTGTTATTTAATACCTGTTGCACGATGTGCTGGGCTAAAATAACACAAGCTAGGTAGCTGTTTATAAAGTCTACCTTCCTGGTTACCTAGGCCACTACCCGCAATACCAATTAATCCTAAAGTAAATCTAATAAAACGTTGATATGAACATTGTACGCTCGAGTTCACCTGTGACACTAAGGTGACACTCATTATTTAACCAGCTACTATATAACTTATTATACATATTATACATCATAAATATCAGCCAGCGCTAAACAGCAACATGCTTGTTGAATGCTAGAGGAAATTAACCGGTGAAACCTCGGCGAGCAAAtttatgtacatacatttatatttatgtatttttacaaaacattacattaagcCAAATCAGATATTTCTTTATATTATGTCAATTAGTTTAAGTTGTGCCTTTGCTGACAACAAGCAGCCCCATGTTTTGACAACAGCCACGATTAGAATTATAGCGTGATACTGCGTCCTAGGATGATTGCTATCTATTTGAATACTTGAACAAGCGTGTAGTTGTGTggctcgttggtctaggggtatgattctcgctttgggtgcgagaggtcccgggttcaaatcccggacgagcccttcATTTTTCTTGAAACATGTCTGTTATATTTATAGTTGTAATTTTTCTTTATTCTCGATCAGTTCAGATCTACTCATGAGTGGTACTCGTCGATCTACTCATGAATTAATTTTGATCTGGAATGTCTTGTATAAGTTGGTTTATTAAGTATGTTTCAACAGTAGTCTGTGTTAAACTGAAAGTAGGCCTAATCACACTTTGTGTGATTGAAATCCAGAAACAACATCCTTGGCACAGATACTAAACTAaccttttctcattttcaaatgttgataAAAAATGCATTACTGTACTGTTAAAGCTAAATTAATTACTGTTGTACTGATCTCTTGTGGCCCTCTATAGTACTACCACTGTGTACAGTTAAACCAATGCTGTGGGTCTTTTACACATTTCATGTCATTTtgtccactgtgtgtgtattgatttgGCTTGGCGTGTTTCTAGAACTTGCAACTGAATTTAGTTGCTCCTTCCGAAGTTAAAGGTTCAAGTTTTTAATAATCGAATGAACCAGATACACAAGGCAGATTCCGTCTTGATAGTTagaaaaccaaaaacacataaaaagaTTTATAATAGTATTACTGTTGAGCGAAGTCTGTGAAGATTGTCAGAGGTCAAGTGCTCGTAGATATAAACTGTCAGATCCCCGTGCTTCACAAGTCCCCAATCTAACCGACTGGTCCTTGATAATTCTGGAGGCTTTAATGAGGCACTGTTTCAGAtacatggatggatggatgggagcGTAGCCCCAGTGAAGTTTTGGGCTATCTTCACCATACTCCGGAGAGGccctatgtttgtgtgtgggaaaCCCACGGTGCTGGTGATCACTATCATATTGACCTTTAGTTTTGTGATAATGTTTCGAtctcctgtttttttttgttcaacatTGCTTAGTGTTTAATATGGCATATAGAGCAGAGTGTAAAAGTAGTAATGAGACAGGGGGAACCGGAGGGGGATTACCAAGGTTCTCCAGTTCCTATGTGGTGCTCAAGCTCCACCCAGCCCACCTCAGAACCAAGCACAATGACTCAGTCCTGGTTCCGCTCTGAAGTGCCCACCGATAATCAGTCATTGAACCAAATCCGCCTACCTACAGTACACTCACTGCCATCTCATTGGTTTAGCTGGAGCACCTACAAAATGCTTAAAAACCTCTACTTtcatgcctgcctgtctgtcctatCCCGGGCCAGGGCTTATCTAAGCACACCGTTGTCAGAGTGTCTCCCAACTCCCTCCCTTCTGGCTTATGAAGGCGCTTAGGAAGGCGCTTAACACGAGTACAGACAATCTCAGTAAATACACATCGCTCCTTACTGTCACAGCGAGCATATCATAGCCAGAGGGAACACTGTTTTCATTATATCGTAAGCCTCTTAGCGGCGCCACACTGTCATTTTAGGACGCCATAGTTCGAACCGTATGGATATTGCCTGTATTGAAGTGGCTCTCCTCATACAGTTTGCGAACAGAAATACCTGTTCTACTCGGAATACGATAAGGCTGACAATTCCAATTATTTCAACTGGCCACATAACCGTAATCCCTTGCCTCAAAGAGGAGTCTCGCGTCCGAAGGAAGGGCTGTATAGAGAAGAGCTGTAATGTCGCCGAGCTCAGTATAGCATCCTGGAGAGCAGGGGGTTTCTGTCGCCCGATGTGAGTCGATCAATAGGAACGGGAAGATTGTAGATAAACATGTCCGAAGGCCACCCAACCTAGATTCCTCCCTCCATTGTCTTTTTTCTGTTAGAGGGAATTACCCTGTctaatatatacataaatacactCATTAGTGGAATACTTCAATTGCTATCAAAAGCATTTTTTCAGTACTTCGGGAATTCTGGCTTGAAAAATACACCATATTCTCTAGCATTTTTTCCGTCCTCCCTTTTCTTTGGGAAATGAATAGTGCAACTTCAAGCAGTGTCTAATCAGCTGAAAACACAGTTTCTTTGCTAAGCTCTCCTGGCTGCTGATAACCACTTACCAGCTCATTTGCATACGGTGAGAGCTTGTCTAAACCTAGAGGTATTCATGATTTTCGTGAGTTAGAATATTAACTGTTGATCCCTTAGTGATCATCTTGCATGTTGGAGTCTCTTTTCATGGTCCTGGCATAATTCTAAATCGCTGTCATCACGCCTCAGCATGTAATTAATCCAACAAAAGAGCACAAATCACTCAGTATGTAAAACACTTGTCTAGTAcaagcttcttttttttactcattGGCTATCCCTGGGTTGTTCCCACTAGTTGGGAGTTGGTCAGGGAAATCCTAACTATTAAAgatgtttattaaaaacatgGTGTTGTCAAATTACCCCCTTCTTGAGAATTACATTTGAGGAGAGTTCAACATTTATtggtcaaatttttttttttgtaggagtttttttcccctgtttTAAGAATTGTAGGTAGTGGCATGACAGGTAGTGCCTTTTTCGACAAATCtacatttgtcatttagcaaGTTTAAGTAAATCATTAATTGTTCAGTTATTGAAGTCTTAATGAACTAAATATTTCTTCACATTATAAAGAAGTTTACCTGAGGCACTAAGCTAAGTGCAAATGTGCCAGATTTCAGGTGATGGAAGAACGAAGGGCACTCCCCTTACATGCACTTTAATTTGACAGATGAAAATGTTTAGAAAGGGATGATCTAATATCATTAGGATTGTTTTCTAGACTTATCACATGGCACATGAGAGAAAATAATGATGGATAATGGCATATCAGAAATTATGATATGATCTCCATATTTCTTTGGGCAGATTTCGGCTAGGCTACTTGAAACAACATGGGCCGACAAAAGTTTCAAAATGCTAAATGCCTCCATGTAGATTGTAAGGTGGATTATGTAATTTTAGACTCTTTGAACAAACCATACATCAAGTACTTCAACAGTGtcaaaattaattatttcacatCATACTTGTCCAACACTGGCTAATATTAATAGGTAATGGATTCTCATTTGATTGAACCGTGACGTGGAAACGCTCAGAGTTAGTCATTGATATGCAGTTCAGCGTTGCTATTGGTTCTGCGTTGCTCTTGGCTCTGTTGACACAGAAAGCTAAATGTTTCACATgtatttgatgttattgtaaatACACTATAGAATCAGTGTCTGTAGCCGGTTCCGATCATATTGATACCGGCCGGAGAGTGAGCTCCTCTTAGTTTAAACACAGAGTTGCTATTGTTGTTGATTGTGGTCCTAATGATTATTTGTGAGACAATTTCACAAGGTAGCGTGTATACATTTTGACCATTTGTGGTAGTCGTAATTCCTTATTATCTATTATATATCCTAAAAAGTTGTGACCCCTGTTTTCTCAAGATGTCCACCAAGGTGAACTGGAATTCGAAGCTATACCAAGTTAGGAGCACACTCATCCCCTAACCACTATCATTTAAAGTAAAGCATCGTCCTGCTTAGCCGGCACCTTtcactttcaagcagcacttaATATActacatgacattttaaatcttTAGCCTGCATGACGCAGAGTCGCTGACAAATGCCTGGTTGCAAATGTCTCTCATTGACTGCTGACTTGGTGCTATTACAAGCTTGCAGATAGACCCTGCCGTAATATGGCCTTCAGGTTTATCCTGAGATGGTGGAACTGTATTAATTTAGTTAGGCAGGCCGCAAGAGCATGCAGGGGTAGATCTTTCAACCCCCCTTGGGATTGGAGCTGTCTGCCACAGACCCCAAGCATATACCGCCGTCCATGTGTCAGGGGGAAAGCTATTAAAACCGCTTTACTTTTCCTAAGTATCATGAAAATAAGCACAAGATTTAGTGAAATCCCCTCCGGTGTCTGGAAAATCTAGGGGATTTTCCCCCTGAAATGTTTCCTAATGTACTCGTCGGAAGTGTCAGAAACTCATGTTGGATTtaaaataccccccccccccccccacttcacAGATGTGTGGCATTGTTGGGGATTTCTGTGTATTTACTGTATGAATAGctgaaatgacaacatttaAAGTAAGGGTGATGGTGAACAAAGACATTTGAAAATACGGTGTTAAATGTCCCCTGCCTGCCTGGTCTCAATAGATGTTCtggatttgaaaatataaatccttgggtttggggaaaaaaaattactttctcAGATTGATTTGTGATGTGTAGGTGTTCAAAAGGAGGCATGCGGAAActtttttgagaaaaaaatacgttTACATAGATAATAAATTCAGCATATTATATGCACAAGTTATTTTCATTGAGTCACATTCAGTAACATACATTGCTTTTGGgaattattcagaccccttcactttctacacatttagttgttttatagatttaatttataattgactATATATTTTGCCTTCAATCTGCACACAATCACCCAATAAACACTTCTATTTGTGCCAaattatagaaaatgtaaaactgaacCTTTGCCATGTGATTCTTGAAAGGTCTCTAAAATGTGATGGAGTACATCTGTGACAAATTCAAATGATTGGAAATTGTTTAAGAGGGTCCACCACCTCTGCAGCACTTCATCAGACATGCCTTTGTGGTAGAGCAGCTAGACAGAATTCACCCCTAAATAAAAGGCATATGTTTGGTACCATCcctaaagcatggtggtgggagcatcatcccgtggggatgcttctcagcagcaggtaCTGAGAGACTGATCAGGATAGGGGGAGGGATGAACGAAGCAAAATCCAAAGGGATATTTGAAGAAAATTTGATCCACATCGCACAGGACCTAGGATTTGGGTGAACATTTATCATTCACAATGACAACAATCCAAAGACACTCCAGCATTCCAGAAAaactgtgaatgtccttgagtggcccagacAAAGACGGGACTTGTACCCGATTAACATCTGGgaggagacctgaagatcgcagttcacCAATCCTCCTCATCCAATCTGACTAATCTAGAGATGATCTACAGGGGAGAATCTGAGAATCTGCCCAAATCTGTAACACAACCAAAGgtggagaaaatgaaggggtcAGTCTGAAAAGTGAAGGCACTGTACACCAACATGCTGTTTCTGGAAAGGTACCACGTAATGTACATTTCTGATTAATTAACCATAGTAAACGATTATTTTGCATTATACAATTCATTAATAATATTCTATAGGTAGTCCTGGGTTCCGTATCAGGAGTTTTTTCCCACCACAGTATCAGACCTGGAAAGCCTTTGCATTGTCAGGAAAAACCAAGAGCTCCCTATCTTCAGGTCCTCCTCTGCTATCTGTCGCAAGTCTTATCTGTCTCTTAGGTtcttttgtatgtatgtgtcaaTATTAACTGTTGTGCTTGTGCTGTCCCCTGCCTAACCCAGCCTCATCCATCTGTACAGTCCTGAGATGAAATGAGGGATGCCTGCACTGGGCACCAGACTATATTACATTCAGAGGGATAGAGGCCGATGCTGGATTGAGGCAGACAACCGTGCACTGTTTCACTTGTTAAGAAAATGGGACGCTACTGTACAGGTTTCTCTGGAGCTGTTATTGTTTCCAACTACTGTAACTAACAGGTTTGTCAAGAAAGGGTCTCTGGAAGGAGAGCTGAAAGGAGATATGTGTGTTGAGAGGAGATCCCACTCCTTATCCCTAGGCAATATGTCCGACACACAACAAATTTGGAAGGCCAACTGGCACCCGTCCCTGAGTATGGTAAGGATACATCTGTTGATAGTAGCTAATGTCAACAGAATACATCAGCAAGTATTCATTATTTCCCtttttgaagattttttttcacagaacAGGCCTGAAGTACCACTGTCCGCTTTGGTCTTTCATTCCCTATTCTTCCCCCAGGTCTTTTGTACCTGTCAATTTATCTCTCCAGTGTGACTTAATCCACCTGAGTGCATGGAGGACAGTTTTGACATAAGAAGAAAAAGATAGACTCCCAAGGACCAGTATCTTTAGAGCTTGGAGGATAACCGGATTATGTCTGCCATTTTGTGCTGCTGGCAGTTTTCTTATTACCCAGGGTTTTTGTCGAACTTTAGAAAGGAAATGCCATCCCCACAGAACATAGCCATACTGACTAACACAGACTGGATGGAAAACTGCACAACACTGCCGTCATGTAATCAAACTTTTGGGAGTTTCTCACATAACAGCTGGAATCGGATGACAGCAttattgcaacaaaaaaaaaaaaggggttGTATCGTTATTAATATCTACACTCCCTCTCGGGACTGAATCCAAATTTGTGTTTATGCACTACATTATTTTAATCCATTTAGTGATTTCTggcaacaacaaaag encodes:
- the sept2 gene encoding septin-2 isoform X2 → MSQADKMKQGQFTNPETPGYVGFANLPNQVHRKSVKKGFEFTLMVVGESGLGKSTLINSLFLTDLYPERIIPGAAEKIERTVQIEASTVEIEERGVKLRLTVVDTPGYGDAINSQDCFSTIIAYIDDQFERYLHDESGLNRRHIVDNRVHCCFYFISPLGHGLKPLDVQFMKAIHNKVNVVPVIAKADTLTLRERERLKRRILDEIDEHGIKIYHLPDAESDEDEDFKEQTRILKTSIPFAVVGSNQQIEAKGKKVRGRLYPWGVVEVENPEHNDFLKLRTMLITHMQDLQEVTQDLHYENFRSERLKRGGRKGPEPEEMDKDMILQEKEAELRRMQEMITKMQAQMQIKPDGAGDHM
- the sept2 gene encoding septin-2 isoform X1, giving the protein MSQADKMKQGQFTNPETPGYVGFANLPNQVHRKSVKKGFEFTLMVVGESGLGKSTLINSLFLTDLYPERIIPGAAEKIERTVQIEASTVEIEERGVKLRLTVVDTPGYGDAINSQDCFSTIIAYIDDQFERYLHDESGLNRRHIVDNRVHCCFYFISPLGHGLKPLDVQFMKAIHNKVNVVPVIAKADTLTLRERERLKRRILDEIDEHGIKIYHLPDAESDEDEDFKEQTRILKTSIPFAVVGSNQQIEAKGKKVRGRLYPWGVVEVENPEHNDFLKLRTMLITHMQDLQEVTQDLHYENFRSERLKRGGRLSSHGYILPLSPAKGPEPEEMDKDMILQEKEAELRRMQEMITKMQAQMQIKPDGAGDHM